A DNA window from Pseudorasbora parva isolate DD20220531a chromosome 5, ASM2467924v1, whole genome shotgun sequence contains the following coding sequences:
- the ddx3xa gene encoding DEAD-box helicase 3 X-linked a isoform X9: protein MSHVVVDGSHGLEQQLAVLDLNSPDGQGVGTGRRYIPPHLRNKDLPQNAGNAYSSGRQSGYSVAPVQSFSPKQYPQSWHPEGNQRYRHNYPTGWNDFRTGSQRYPSQELSFYHTYTSGWPDRCDSPGWDCGRSNGFVNGYHDGRMNGTANFGRGPPRNDRGGRGNFRGSRNGGSFNPPMHNAGYGTYENKDGGWNSVVNRDAYTSFGGRSDRGKSAFFNDRGAGSRGRYERGGFGGGTGGNSRWVEESRDEEDWSKPMPPNERIENELFAGSNTGINFEKYDDIPVEATGTNSPGHIESFHDVDMGEIIMGNINLSRYTRPTPVQKYAIPIIKAKRDLMACAQTGSGKTAAFLLPVLSQIYTDGPGEALQATKASAQENGKYVRRKQFPISLVLAPTRELALQIYDESRKFAYRSRVRPCVVYGGADIGQQIRDLERGCHLLVATPGRLVDMMERGKIGLDYCKYLVLDEADRMLDMGFEPQIRRIVEQDTMPPKGARQTMMFSATFPKEIQILARDFLEEYIFLAVGRVGSTSENITQKVVWVEENDKRSFLLDLLNATGKDSLTLVFVETKKGADALEDFLYREGYACTSIHGDRSQRDREEALQQFRSGRCPIMVATAVAARGLDISNVKHVINFDLPSDIEEYVHRIGRTGRVGNLGLATSFYNDKNSNITKDLLDILVEAKQEVPSWLENLAYEHQHKSTNRGRPKRFSGGFGARDYRQMAAGGNTFGNRGARSAGGHGGNRGFGGNKGGFGSFGGDSYGGSYGNYGGNYAQVDWWGN, encoded by the exons CAGGAAATGCTTATTCCTCTGGTAGACAGAGCGGTTATTCAGTGGCACCAGTACAGAGCT TTTCTCCTAAACAGTATCCTCAGAGTTGGCACCCTGAGGGAAACCAAAGATACAGGCATAACTATCCAACTGGATGGAATGACTTTAGGACCg GTTCCCAGAGATATCCGTCCCAGGAGCTCTCGTTTTATCACACCTACACTAGTGGCTGGCCAGACAGATGTG ATTCTCCAGGATGGGACTGTGGTCGTAGCAACGGTTTCGTTAATGGGTACCATGATGGTCGTATGAATGGGACTGCAAACTTTGGCCGTGGACCTCCTCGTAATGACAGAGGAGGGCGTGGTAACTTTCGTGGAAGCAGGAATGGTGGTTCCTTCAACCCGCCAATGCATAATGCAG GTTATGGCACTTATGAGAACAAAGATGGAGGCTGGAACTCAGTGGTGAACAGAGATGCCTACACTAGCTTTGGTGGGCGTTCGGATAGAGGGAAGTCAGCGTTCTTCAATGACAGAGGAGCTGGCTCAAGAGGAAG GTATGAGCGTGGAGGCTTTGGAGGAGGAACGGGAGGGAACAGTCGTTGGGTTGAAGAGTCTAGAGATGAAGAGGACTGGTCAAAACCTATGCCCCCCAATGAGCGCATAGAAAA TGAGCTGTTCGCTGGGAGCAACACAGGGATTAATTTTGAGAAGTATGATGACATTCCTGTGGAGGCCACTGGAACGAACTCTCCTGGGCATATTGAGAGT TTCCATGATGTGGACATGGGCGAGATAATTATGGGCAACATCAACTTAAGCCGCTACACACGCCCTACTCCTGTTCAAAAGTATGCAATTCCCATCATCAAGGCCAAGAGGGACCTGATGGCCTGTGCACAAACAG GCTCGGGAAAGACTGCAGCCTTCCTGCTTCCTGTTCTCAGTCAGATCTACACTGATGGACCTGGAGAGGCACTGCAGGCCACCAAAGCCAGCGCCCAG GAGAATGGAAAGTATGTTCGTCGTAAGCAGTTTCCCATCTCTCTAGTCCTGGCTCCAACCAGAGAGCTTGCTCTTCAGATTTATGATGAATCCAGAAAG TTTGCTTACCGCTCCAGAGTGCGCCCGTGTGTAGTATACGGAGGTGCAGATATAGGCCAGCAGATTCGTGATTTGGAAAGAGGCTGTCACCTGCTAGTGGCCACACCTGGTCGTCTGGTGGACATGATGGAGCGAGGCAAGATTGGCCTGGATTACTGCAA ATATTTAGTGTTGGATGAGGCTGACAGAATGCTCGATATGGGTTTCGAGCCCCAGATCAGACGTATTGTGGAGCAGGACACCATGCCTCCAAAAGGTGCTCGTCAAACCATGATGTTTAGTGCCACCTTCCCAAAAGAGATCCAG ATTCTGGCCCGTGACTTTCTTGAGGAGTATATCTTCTTGGCTGTGGGCCGTGTGGGCTCTACCTCAGAGAACATCACCCAGAAGGTGGTTTGGGTGGAAGAGAACGACAAGCGCTCCTTTCTTCTTGACCTGCTCAATGCCACAG GCAAGGATTCTCTCACACTGGTGTTTGTGGAGACTAAGAAGGGTGCCGACGCTCTTGAGGACTTCCTCTACCGTGAGGGCTATGCCTGCACCAGTATCCATGGCGACCGCTCTCAGCGTGATCGGGAGGAAGCGCTCCAGCAGTTCCGTTCTGGACGCTGCCCTATCATGGTTGCAACTGCT GTAGCTGCCCGTGGCCTGGACATCTCCAATGTGAAACATGTGATCAATTTTGACTTGCCCAGTGACATTGAGGAATACGTCCACCGCATTGGTCGTACAGGCCGTGTGGGAAACCTTG GGCTGGCCACATCCTTCTACAATGATAAGAACAGCAACATCACTAAAGATCTGCTGGACATCCTGGTGGAGGCCAAACAGGAGGTGCCTTCCTGGCTTGAGAACCTAGCCTACGAGCACCAGCACAAGAGCACCAACCGTGGGCGTCCCAAGAG GTTCTCTGGTGGCTTCGGGGCCAGGGATTACCGCCAGATGGCTGCGGGTGGAAACACTTTCGGCAACCGTGGTGCTCGCAGCGCTGGTGGCCATGGAGGGAACAGAGGTTTTGGAGGCAATAAGG gtggctttgggagtttCGGTGGTGACAGCTACGGGGGCAGTTATGGAAACTATGGCGGAAACTATGCCCAGGTGGACTGGTGGGGCAACTAA
- the ddx3xa gene encoding DEAD-box helicase 3 X-linked a isoform X5, with amino-acid sequence MSHVVVDGSHGLEQQLAVLDLNSPDGQGVGTGRNAYSSGRQSGYSVAPVQSYSPGWDCGRSNGFVNGYHDGRMNGTANFGRGPPRNDRGGRGNFRGSRNGGSFNPPMHNAGYGTYENKDGGWNSVVNRDAYTSFGGRSDRGKSAFFNDRGAGSRGRYERGGFGGGTGGNSRWVEESRDEEDWSKPMPPNERIENELFAGSNTGINFEKYDDIPVEATGTNSPGHIESFHDVDMGEIIMGNINLSRYTRPTPVQKYAIPIIKAKRDLMACAQTGSGKTAAFLLPVLSQIYTDGPGEALQATKASAQQENGKYVRRKQFPISLVLAPTRELALQIYDESRKFAYRSRVRPCVVYGGADIGQQIRDLERGCHLLVATPGRLVDMMERGKIGLDYCKYLVLDEADRMLDMGFEPQIRRIVEQDTMPPKGARQTMMFSATFPKEIQILARDFLEEYIFLAVGRVGSTSENITQKVVWVEENDKRSFLLDLLNATGKDSLTLVFVETKKGADALEDFLYREGYACTSIHGDRSQRDREEALQQFRSGRCPIMVATAVAARGLDISNVKHVINFDLPSDIEEYVHRIGRTGRVGNLGLATSFYNDKNSNITKDLLDILVEAKQEVPSWLENLAYEHQHKSTNRGRPKRFSGGFGARDYRQMAAGGNTFGNRGARSAGGHGGNRGFGGNKGGFGSFGGDSYGGSYGNYGGNYAQVDWWGN; translated from the exons GAAATGCTTATTCCTCTGGTAGACAGAGCGGTTATTCAGTGGCACCAGTACAGAGCT ATTCTCCAGGATGGGACTGTGGTCGTAGCAACGGTTTCGTTAATGGGTACCATGATGGTCGTATGAATGGGACTGCAAACTTTGGCCGTGGACCTCCTCGTAATGACAGAGGAGGGCGTGGTAACTTTCGTGGAAGCAGGAATGGTGGTTCCTTCAACCCGCCAATGCATAATGCAG GTTATGGCACTTATGAGAACAAAGATGGAGGCTGGAACTCAGTGGTGAACAGAGATGCCTACACTAGCTTTGGTGGGCGTTCGGATAGAGGGAAGTCAGCGTTCTTCAATGACAGAGGAGCTGGCTCAAGAGGAAG GTATGAGCGTGGAGGCTTTGGAGGAGGAACGGGAGGGAACAGTCGTTGGGTTGAAGAGTCTAGAGATGAAGAGGACTGGTCAAAACCTATGCCCCCCAATGAGCGCATAGAAAA TGAGCTGTTCGCTGGGAGCAACACAGGGATTAATTTTGAGAAGTATGATGACATTCCTGTGGAGGCCACTGGAACGAACTCTCCTGGGCATATTGAGAGT TTCCATGATGTGGACATGGGCGAGATAATTATGGGCAACATCAACTTAAGCCGCTACACACGCCCTACTCCTGTTCAAAAGTATGCAATTCCCATCATCAAGGCCAAGAGGGACCTGATGGCCTGTGCACAAACAG GCTCGGGAAAGACTGCAGCCTTCCTGCTTCCTGTTCTCAGTCAGATCTACACTGATGGACCTGGAGAGGCACTGCAGGCCACCAAAGCCAGCGCCCAG CAGGAGAATGGAAAGTATGTTCGTCGTAAGCAGTTTCCCATCTCTCTAGTCCTGGCTCCAACCAGAGAGCTTGCTCTTCAGATTTATGATGAATCCAGAAAG TTTGCTTACCGCTCCAGAGTGCGCCCGTGTGTAGTATACGGAGGTGCAGATATAGGCCAGCAGATTCGTGATTTGGAAAGAGGCTGTCACCTGCTAGTGGCCACACCTGGTCGTCTGGTGGACATGATGGAGCGAGGCAAGATTGGCCTGGATTACTGCAA ATATTTAGTGTTGGATGAGGCTGACAGAATGCTCGATATGGGTTTCGAGCCCCAGATCAGACGTATTGTGGAGCAGGACACCATGCCTCCAAAAGGTGCTCGTCAAACCATGATGTTTAGTGCCACCTTCCCAAAAGAGATCCAG ATTCTGGCCCGTGACTTTCTTGAGGAGTATATCTTCTTGGCTGTGGGCCGTGTGGGCTCTACCTCAGAGAACATCACCCAGAAGGTGGTTTGGGTGGAAGAGAACGACAAGCGCTCCTTTCTTCTTGACCTGCTCAATGCCACAG GCAAGGATTCTCTCACACTGGTGTTTGTGGAGACTAAGAAGGGTGCCGACGCTCTTGAGGACTTCCTCTACCGTGAGGGCTATGCCTGCACCAGTATCCATGGCGACCGCTCTCAGCGTGATCGGGAGGAAGCGCTCCAGCAGTTCCGTTCTGGACGCTGCCCTATCATGGTTGCAACTGCT GTAGCTGCCCGTGGCCTGGACATCTCCAATGTGAAACATGTGATCAATTTTGACTTGCCCAGTGACATTGAGGAATACGTCCACCGCATTGGTCGTACAGGCCGTGTGGGAAACCTTG GGCTGGCCACATCCTTCTACAATGATAAGAACAGCAACATCACTAAAGATCTGCTGGACATCCTGGTGGAGGCCAAACAGGAGGTGCCTTCCTGGCTTGAGAACCTAGCCTACGAGCACCAGCACAAGAGCACCAACCGTGGGCGTCCCAAGAG GTTCTCTGGTGGCTTCGGGGCCAGGGATTACCGCCAGATGGCTGCGGGTGGAAACACTTTCGGCAACCGTGGTGCTCGCAGCGCTGGTGGCCATGGAGGGAACAGAGGTTTTGGAGGCAATAAGG gtggctttgggagtttCGGTGGTGACAGCTACGGGGGCAGTTATGGAAACTATGGCGGAAACTATGCCCAGGTGGACTGGTGGGGCAACTAA
- the ddx3xa gene encoding DEAD-box helicase 3 X-linked a isoform X2: protein MSHVVVDGSHGLEQQLAVLDLNSPDGQGVGTGRRYIPPHLRNKDLPQNAGNAYSSGRQSGYSVAPVQSYSPGWDCGRSNGFVNGYHDGRMNGTANFGRGPPRNDRGGRGNFRGSRNGGSFNPPMHNAGYGTYENKDGGWNSVVNRDAYTSFGGRSDRGKSAFFNDRGAGSRGRYERGGFGGGTGGNSRWVEESRDEEDWSKPMPPNERIENELFAGSNTGINFEKYDDIPVEATGTNSPGHIESFHDVDMGEIIMGNINLSRYTRPTPVQKYAIPIIKAKRDLMACAQTGSGKTAAFLLPVLSQIYTDGPGEALQATKASAQENGKYVRRKQFPISLVLAPTRELALQIYDESRKFAYRSRVRPCVVYGGADIGQQIRDLERGCHLLVATPGRLVDMMERGKIGLDYCKYLVLDEADRMLDMGFEPQIRRIVEQDTMPPKGARQTMMFSATFPKEIQILARDFLEEYIFLAVGRVGSTSENITQKVVWVEENDKRSFLLDLLNATGKDSLTLVFVETKKGADALEDFLYREGYACTSIHGDRSQRDREEALQQFRSGRCPIMVATAVAARGLDISNVKHVINFDLPSDIEEYVHRIGRTGRVGNLGLATSFYNDKNSNITKDLLDILVEAKQEVPSWLENLAYEHQHKSTNRGRPKRFSGGFGARDYRQMAAGGNTFGNRGARSAGGHGGNRGFGGNKGGFGSFGGDSYGGSYGNYGGNYAQVDWWGN from the exons CAGGAAATGCTTATTCCTCTGGTAGACAGAGCGGTTATTCAGTGGCACCAGTACAGAGCT ATTCTCCAGGATGGGACTGTGGTCGTAGCAACGGTTTCGTTAATGGGTACCATGATGGTCGTATGAATGGGACTGCAAACTTTGGCCGTGGACCTCCTCGTAATGACAGAGGAGGGCGTGGTAACTTTCGTGGAAGCAGGAATGGTGGTTCCTTCAACCCGCCAATGCATAATGCAG GTTATGGCACTTATGAGAACAAAGATGGAGGCTGGAACTCAGTGGTGAACAGAGATGCCTACACTAGCTTTGGTGGGCGTTCGGATAGAGGGAAGTCAGCGTTCTTCAATGACAGAGGAGCTGGCTCAAGAGGAAG GTATGAGCGTGGAGGCTTTGGAGGAGGAACGGGAGGGAACAGTCGTTGGGTTGAAGAGTCTAGAGATGAAGAGGACTGGTCAAAACCTATGCCCCCCAATGAGCGCATAGAAAA TGAGCTGTTCGCTGGGAGCAACACAGGGATTAATTTTGAGAAGTATGATGACATTCCTGTGGAGGCCACTGGAACGAACTCTCCTGGGCATATTGAGAGT TTCCATGATGTGGACATGGGCGAGATAATTATGGGCAACATCAACTTAAGCCGCTACACACGCCCTACTCCTGTTCAAAAGTATGCAATTCCCATCATCAAGGCCAAGAGGGACCTGATGGCCTGTGCACAAACAG GCTCGGGAAAGACTGCAGCCTTCCTGCTTCCTGTTCTCAGTCAGATCTACACTGATGGACCTGGAGAGGCACTGCAGGCCACCAAAGCCAGCGCCCAG GAGAATGGAAAGTATGTTCGTCGTAAGCAGTTTCCCATCTCTCTAGTCCTGGCTCCAACCAGAGAGCTTGCTCTTCAGATTTATGATGAATCCAGAAAG TTTGCTTACCGCTCCAGAGTGCGCCCGTGTGTAGTATACGGAGGTGCAGATATAGGCCAGCAGATTCGTGATTTGGAAAGAGGCTGTCACCTGCTAGTGGCCACACCTGGTCGTCTGGTGGACATGATGGAGCGAGGCAAGATTGGCCTGGATTACTGCAA ATATTTAGTGTTGGATGAGGCTGACAGAATGCTCGATATGGGTTTCGAGCCCCAGATCAGACGTATTGTGGAGCAGGACACCATGCCTCCAAAAGGTGCTCGTCAAACCATGATGTTTAGTGCCACCTTCCCAAAAGAGATCCAG ATTCTGGCCCGTGACTTTCTTGAGGAGTATATCTTCTTGGCTGTGGGCCGTGTGGGCTCTACCTCAGAGAACATCACCCAGAAGGTGGTTTGGGTGGAAGAGAACGACAAGCGCTCCTTTCTTCTTGACCTGCTCAATGCCACAG GCAAGGATTCTCTCACACTGGTGTTTGTGGAGACTAAGAAGGGTGCCGACGCTCTTGAGGACTTCCTCTACCGTGAGGGCTATGCCTGCACCAGTATCCATGGCGACCGCTCTCAGCGTGATCGGGAGGAAGCGCTCCAGCAGTTCCGTTCTGGACGCTGCCCTATCATGGTTGCAACTGCT GTAGCTGCCCGTGGCCTGGACATCTCCAATGTGAAACATGTGATCAATTTTGACTTGCCCAGTGACATTGAGGAATACGTCCACCGCATTGGTCGTACAGGCCGTGTGGGAAACCTTG GGCTGGCCACATCCTTCTACAATGATAAGAACAGCAACATCACTAAAGATCTGCTGGACATCCTGGTGGAGGCCAAACAGGAGGTGCCTTCCTGGCTTGAGAACCTAGCCTACGAGCACCAGCACAAGAGCACCAACCGTGGGCGTCCCAAGAG GTTCTCTGGTGGCTTCGGGGCCAGGGATTACCGCCAGATGGCTGCGGGTGGAAACACTTTCGGCAACCGTGGTGCTCGCAGCGCTGGTGGCCATGGAGGGAACAGAGGTTTTGGAGGCAATAAGG gtggctttgggagtttCGGTGGTGACAGCTACGGGGGCAGTTATGGAAACTATGGCGGAAACTATGCCCAGGTGGACTGGTGGGGCAACTAA
- the ddx3xa gene encoding DEAD-box helicase 3 X-linked a isoform X1, with protein sequence MSHVVVDGSHGLEQQLAVLDLNSPDGQGVGTGRRYIPPHLRNKDLPQNAGNAYSSGRQSGYSVAPVQSYSPGWDCGRSNGFVNGYHDGRMNGTANFGRGPPRNDRGGRGNFRGSRNGGSFNPPMHNAGYGTYENKDGGWNSVVNRDAYTSFGGRSDRGKSAFFNDRGAGSRGRYERGGFGGGTGGNSRWVEESRDEEDWSKPMPPNERIENELFAGSNTGINFEKYDDIPVEATGTNSPGHIESFHDVDMGEIIMGNINLSRYTRPTPVQKYAIPIIKAKRDLMACAQTGSGKTAAFLLPVLSQIYTDGPGEALQATKASAQQENGKYVRRKQFPISLVLAPTRELALQIYDESRKFAYRSRVRPCVVYGGADIGQQIRDLERGCHLLVATPGRLVDMMERGKIGLDYCKYLVLDEADRMLDMGFEPQIRRIVEQDTMPPKGARQTMMFSATFPKEIQILARDFLEEYIFLAVGRVGSTSENITQKVVWVEENDKRSFLLDLLNATGKDSLTLVFVETKKGADALEDFLYREGYACTSIHGDRSQRDREEALQQFRSGRCPIMVATAVAARGLDISNVKHVINFDLPSDIEEYVHRIGRTGRVGNLGLATSFYNDKNSNITKDLLDILVEAKQEVPSWLENLAYEHQHKSTNRGRPKRFSGGFGARDYRQMAAGGNTFGNRGARSAGGHGGNRGFGGNKGGFGSFGGDSYGGSYGNYGGNYAQVDWWGN encoded by the exons CAGGAAATGCTTATTCCTCTGGTAGACAGAGCGGTTATTCAGTGGCACCAGTACAGAGCT ATTCTCCAGGATGGGACTGTGGTCGTAGCAACGGTTTCGTTAATGGGTACCATGATGGTCGTATGAATGGGACTGCAAACTTTGGCCGTGGACCTCCTCGTAATGACAGAGGAGGGCGTGGTAACTTTCGTGGAAGCAGGAATGGTGGTTCCTTCAACCCGCCAATGCATAATGCAG GTTATGGCACTTATGAGAACAAAGATGGAGGCTGGAACTCAGTGGTGAACAGAGATGCCTACACTAGCTTTGGTGGGCGTTCGGATAGAGGGAAGTCAGCGTTCTTCAATGACAGAGGAGCTGGCTCAAGAGGAAG GTATGAGCGTGGAGGCTTTGGAGGAGGAACGGGAGGGAACAGTCGTTGGGTTGAAGAGTCTAGAGATGAAGAGGACTGGTCAAAACCTATGCCCCCCAATGAGCGCATAGAAAA TGAGCTGTTCGCTGGGAGCAACACAGGGATTAATTTTGAGAAGTATGATGACATTCCTGTGGAGGCCACTGGAACGAACTCTCCTGGGCATATTGAGAGT TTCCATGATGTGGACATGGGCGAGATAATTATGGGCAACATCAACTTAAGCCGCTACACACGCCCTACTCCTGTTCAAAAGTATGCAATTCCCATCATCAAGGCCAAGAGGGACCTGATGGCCTGTGCACAAACAG GCTCGGGAAAGACTGCAGCCTTCCTGCTTCCTGTTCTCAGTCAGATCTACACTGATGGACCTGGAGAGGCACTGCAGGCCACCAAAGCCAGCGCCCAG CAGGAGAATGGAAAGTATGTTCGTCGTAAGCAGTTTCCCATCTCTCTAGTCCTGGCTCCAACCAGAGAGCTTGCTCTTCAGATTTATGATGAATCCAGAAAG TTTGCTTACCGCTCCAGAGTGCGCCCGTGTGTAGTATACGGAGGTGCAGATATAGGCCAGCAGATTCGTGATTTGGAAAGAGGCTGTCACCTGCTAGTGGCCACACCTGGTCGTCTGGTGGACATGATGGAGCGAGGCAAGATTGGCCTGGATTACTGCAA ATATTTAGTGTTGGATGAGGCTGACAGAATGCTCGATATGGGTTTCGAGCCCCAGATCAGACGTATTGTGGAGCAGGACACCATGCCTCCAAAAGGTGCTCGTCAAACCATGATGTTTAGTGCCACCTTCCCAAAAGAGATCCAG ATTCTGGCCCGTGACTTTCTTGAGGAGTATATCTTCTTGGCTGTGGGCCGTGTGGGCTCTACCTCAGAGAACATCACCCAGAAGGTGGTTTGGGTGGAAGAGAACGACAAGCGCTCCTTTCTTCTTGACCTGCTCAATGCCACAG GCAAGGATTCTCTCACACTGGTGTTTGTGGAGACTAAGAAGGGTGCCGACGCTCTTGAGGACTTCCTCTACCGTGAGGGCTATGCCTGCACCAGTATCCATGGCGACCGCTCTCAGCGTGATCGGGAGGAAGCGCTCCAGCAGTTCCGTTCTGGACGCTGCCCTATCATGGTTGCAACTGCT GTAGCTGCCCGTGGCCTGGACATCTCCAATGTGAAACATGTGATCAATTTTGACTTGCCCAGTGACATTGAGGAATACGTCCACCGCATTGGTCGTACAGGCCGTGTGGGAAACCTTG GGCTGGCCACATCCTTCTACAATGATAAGAACAGCAACATCACTAAAGATCTGCTGGACATCCTGGTGGAGGCCAAACAGGAGGTGCCTTCCTGGCTTGAGAACCTAGCCTACGAGCACCAGCACAAGAGCACCAACCGTGGGCGTCCCAAGAG GTTCTCTGGTGGCTTCGGGGCCAGGGATTACCGCCAGATGGCTGCGGGTGGAAACACTTTCGGCAACCGTGGTGCTCGCAGCGCTGGTGGCCATGGAGGGAACAGAGGTTTTGGAGGCAATAAGG gtggctttgggagtttCGGTGGTGACAGCTACGGGGGCAGTTATGGAAACTATGGCGGAAACTATGCCCAGGTGGACTGGTGGGGCAACTAA
- the ddx3xa gene encoding DEAD-box helicase 3 X-linked a isoform X4, protein MSHVVVDGSHGLEQQLAVLDLNSPDGQGVGTGPGNAYSSGRQSGYSVAPVQSYSPGWDCGRSNGFVNGYHDGRMNGTANFGRGPPRNDRGGRGNFRGSRNGGSFNPPMHNAGYGTYENKDGGWNSVVNRDAYTSFGGRSDRGKSAFFNDRGAGSRGRYERGGFGGGTGGNSRWVEESRDEEDWSKPMPPNERIENELFAGSNTGINFEKYDDIPVEATGTNSPGHIESFHDVDMGEIIMGNINLSRYTRPTPVQKYAIPIIKAKRDLMACAQTGSGKTAAFLLPVLSQIYTDGPGEALQATKASAQQENGKYVRRKQFPISLVLAPTRELALQIYDESRKFAYRSRVRPCVVYGGADIGQQIRDLERGCHLLVATPGRLVDMMERGKIGLDYCKYLVLDEADRMLDMGFEPQIRRIVEQDTMPPKGARQTMMFSATFPKEIQILARDFLEEYIFLAVGRVGSTSENITQKVVWVEENDKRSFLLDLLNATGKDSLTLVFVETKKGADALEDFLYREGYACTSIHGDRSQRDREEALQQFRSGRCPIMVATAVAARGLDISNVKHVINFDLPSDIEEYVHRIGRTGRVGNLGLATSFYNDKNSNITKDLLDILVEAKQEVPSWLENLAYEHQHKSTNRGRPKRFSGGFGARDYRQMAAGGNTFGNRGARSAGGHGGNRGFGGNKGGFGSFGGDSYGGSYGNYGGNYAQVDWWGN, encoded by the exons CAGGAAATGCTTATTCCTCTGGTAGACAGAGCGGTTATTCAGTGGCACCAGTACAGAGCT ATTCTCCAGGATGGGACTGTGGTCGTAGCAACGGTTTCGTTAATGGGTACCATGATGGTCGTATGAATGGGACTGCAAACTTTGGCCGTGGACCTCCTCGTAATGACAGAGGAGGGCGTGGTAACTTTCGTGGAAGCAGGAATGGTGGTTCCTTCAACCCGCCAATGCATAATGCAG GTTATGGCACTTATGAGAACAAAGATGGAGGCTGGAACTCAGTGGTGAACAGAGATGCCTACACTAGCTTTGGTGGGCGTTCGGATAGAGGGAAGTCAGCGTTCTTCAATGACAGAGGAGCTGGCTCAAGAGGAAG GTATGAGCGTGGAGGCTTTGGAGGAGGAACGGGAGGGAACAGTCGTTGGGTTGAAGAGTCTAGAGATGAAGAGGACTGGTCAAAACCTATGCCCCCCAATGAGCGCATAGAAAA TGAGCTGTTCGCTGGGAGCAACACAGGGATTAATTTTGAGAAGTATGATGACATTCCTGTGGAGGCCACTGGAACGAACTCTCCTGGGCATATTGAGAGT TTCCATGATGTGGACATGGGCGAGATAATTATGGGCAACATCAACTTAAGCCGCTACACACGCCCTACTCCTGTTCAAAAGTATGCAATTCCCATCATCAAGGCCAAGAGGGACCTGATGGCCTGTGCACAAACAG GCTCGGGAAAGACTGCAGCCTTCCTGCTTCCTGTTCTCAGTCAGATCTACACTGATGGACCTGGAGAGGCACTGCAGGCCACCAAAGCCAGCGCCCAG CAGGAGAATGGAAAGTATGTTCGTCGTAAGCAGTTTCCCATCTCTCTAGTCCTGGCTCCAACCAGAGAGCTTGCTCTTCAGATTTATGATGAATCCAGAAAG TTTGCTTACCGCTCCAGAGTGCGCCCGTGTGTAGTATACGGAGGTGCAGATATAGGCCAGCAGATTCGTGATTTGGAAAGAGGCTGTCACCTGCTAGTGGCCACACCTGGTCGTCTGGTGGACATGATGGAGCGAGGCAAGATTGGCCTGGATTACTGCAA ATATTTAGTGTTGGATGAGGCTGACAGAATGCTCGATATGGGTTTCGAGCCCCAGATCAGACGTATTGTGGAGCAGGACACCATGCCTCCAAAAGGTGCTCGTCAAACCATGATGTTTAGTGCCACCTTCCCAAAAGAGATCCAG ATTCTGGCCCGTGACTTTCTTGAGGAGTATATCTTCTTGGCTGTGGGCCGTGTGGGCTCTACCTCAGAGAACATCACCCAGAAGGTGGTTTGGGTGGAAGAGAACGACAAGCGCTCCTTTCTTCTTGACCTGCTCAATGCCACAG GCAAGGATTCTCTCACACTGGTGTTTGTGGAGACTAAGAAGGGTGCCGACGCTCTTGAGGACTTCCTCTACCGTGAGGGCTATGCCTGCACCAGTATCCATGGCGACCGCTCTCAGCGTGATCGGGAGGAAGCGCTCCAGCAGTTCCGTTCTGGACGCTGCCCTATCATGGTTGCAACTGCT GTAGCTGCCCGTGGCCTGGACATCTCCAATGTGAAACATGTGATCAATTTTGACTTGCCCAGTGACATTGAGGAATACGTCCACCGCATTGGTCGTACAGGCCGTGTGGGAAACCTTG GGCTGGCCACATCCTTCTACAATGATAAGAACAGCAACATCACTAAAGATCTGCTGGACATCCTGGTGGAGGCCAAACAGGAGGTGCCTTCCTGGCTTGAGAACCTAGCCTACGAGCACCAGCACAAGAGCACCAACCGTGGGCGTCCCAAGAG GTTCTCTGGTGGCTTCGGGGCCAGGGATTACCGCCAGATGGCTGCGGGTGGAAACACTTTCGGCAACCGTGGTGCTCGCAGCGCTGGTGGCCATGGAGGGAACAGAGGTTTTGGAGGCAATAAGG gtggctttgggagtttCGGTGGTGACAGCTACGGGGGCAGTTATGGAAACTATGGCGGAAACTATGCCCAGGTGGACTGGTGGGGCAACTAA